The sequence below is a genomic window from Methylotuvimicrobium sp. KM2.
AAGCAACGCAAATGGCCGCGGGCATTCGTTCGGTCATGAAGGGGGATGTCGATATTTTTGAGATGGAATACCCTTGCCATTCAGATAACGAAGAACGTTGGTTCAATGCCAGGGTTACACCTTTTAAAGACAGTAACGAATATATCGTCGTTGCGCATGAGGATATTACCGAGCGTAAGCAAGCCGAGGCTCGCGACCGTTTGTTAATTGCGGCGCTAGAAGCGGTCGGTCATGGTATTGTGATCACCGACACCTGCGCTCGCATCGAATGGGCTAATCCAGCCTTCGGGAAATTGACCGGTTATACGCTTGAGGAAGCGCTCGGCAAGGCTCCGAAAGACCTTGTTAAATCCGGAAAGCAAGATTCTTTGTTTTACGATGATATGTGGCAAACCATTCGTTCCGGTAAAACTTGGTGCGGAGAATTGATCAACAAACGTAAGAACGGCGATTTGTATGATGAAGAACTCACGATTGCTCCGGTCACGGATGATAAGGGTAAGATTACGCACTTCGTAGGAATTAAACAGGACATCAGTGAGCGTAAAAGATTGGAAGCCGAATTAATACAATTGGCGACTACCGACCCCTTGACAGGACTGCCTAACAGAAGGCGTTTCATGGAACGATTGAGCGAGGAAATCAATCGTTCGGAGCGCAATAACTCTCATCAAGTCGCGGTTTTGATGTTGGATTTGGATAATTTTAAAACAATCAACGACCGATATGGTCATGCCGTTGGCGACCAAGTGCTGAAGCATTTTTCCGCAATTTTGCGTAAAGAGCTGCGCAAAATCGATAGTGTCGGTCGGCTTGGCGGGGAAGAGTTTGGGATATTTCTTCCGGAAACAAGCCTTTCCGATGCCGGAATATTTGCGGAGCGCTTACGACAAGAACTCGCTCAAACGCCTTTATTAGCCGATGGGCAATCGATCGTTACTACTGTTAGTATCGGTATTTCCGAATTGATTTCAAAAGATATTCAAGCCGACTCTGTCTTGATTCGCGCCGATCAAGCTTTGTATCGAGCAAAGAAAAATGGACGAAATCGTGTGGAATTTTATAATGGAACTTGAGCCGCTGCATTCTTGCCGACTGCCTAGGATTGATAAAAATTAGGGAAAAAGGTCGGTTCTTGTTAAAATTAAGTTTCGATACGAAACTATATGATTCTATCGACTGTGTAAACTTATTATCGGGCTATCCAAATCAGTGGATAATTCGGACAAATAGAGAGCGCTCCGAAGCTAAGATAAAGTTTATTAAGGATTTGGTTGTAAACAACTTCCCTATTTTAAAGAGGGTCCGATTGCTCAATTGGCAGGTGTCGGCGTTAGGGAAAGCCGCCGTCAAGCCTACAAGGACGTATTTACCCAGCACCTAAATCCCATGGCTTGTTGGCCATGGTTAACTAGCTTTTATAATTTATGTGCTGGGCCTGCCAGGCGAGTTACCGAACACTCGGCAAAGTTCATAACTCCAGGAAGTTATTTTTCGCGAAATCCTAACGCAGTCAAACTACAAAAAAATCAAACCAACCTCTGGGAGGGGAACGTCATGAAAAACAAATCGGTCAGCTTGCTGATTGCGTTGTTGTTCAGTCTAATCGGGTTTGGAGTGGGTAATTTTGCCTTCGCCGCACAACCTGATTTCGAACAACTTAAAAAAGATTATTATGAATCGCATCCGGGTAAAGGATCTCACGGTAAATACTGGGAGCCGATCCCCATTCAAAAATATTGGAATCCCAAAGATTTTTATACACCACCTAAAACCGTTCAGGGCGAAGTTGGCCGCGATACCTGTATCGGTTGTCACCAAAGCACCTCACCCGGCGCATTCCATGCTTGGAAAAACAGTGTTCATGGCGATTTGAAGAAGATCCGCAACTTGCCGGATAGCGATGTGCGTGCCTATAAAAAGAAAAAATTAGCCGAAGTCGAAGCTAATTTGACAAAGCTAGGCTTGCTCGACAAAGGCCAACAACTCGACCAAGTCGGTTGTATCGACTGCCATGGCGGAGTCGGTAAAGATACCATCAATCATGCCGAAAATCTGGTCATGCCGGACCGGGTCGCTTGCGGTACTTGCCATTTGAGCGAGTTTGCCGAAGCCGAATCGGAAAAAGATCAAGAATGGCCGCAAAAGCAATGGAGCAAAGGCCATCCTTCGCATGCTGTCGATTGGGAAGCCAACGTCGAAAATACGATTTGGGCGGCAATGCCTGAGCGTGAAGTCGCGCAAGGCTGTGATATGTGCCACTATCAGCAAAACAAATGCGACGGCTGTCATACCCGGCACACCTTTTCGGTCGCCGAAGCTAGGCAACCCGAAGCTTGCGCGACTTGTCACAACGGCGTCGATCATAATGAGTTCGAAAACTTCATGACCTCTAAGCACGGTACGCAGTATCAAACTTTGGGTAAAGCCAACTGGAATTTCGAAGTGCCATTGAAAGACGCGATCGCTAAAGGCGGCTACACCGCGCCGACTTGTCAGCTGTGCCATTTCGAATACAAGGGCGAATACTCGCACAATCTGGTGCGCAAGGTACGGTGGGCGTTCAACCCGACTCCGGCTATCGCCGACAACCTAGGTCATCCTTGGTTCGAAGAGCGTAAAGAATCATGGGTAGAGACTTGTAGTTTGTGTCACTCGGCCAGTTTTGCCAAAGCTTACCTCGATGCTGCCGATAAAGGAACAATTCAAGGGCTTGCGGTTGAACAGGAAGCCAAAAAAGTCATCAACAAACTCTATGATGATGGTTTATTGGTCGGCCAAAACAACAATCGTCCGGCGCCTCCCGCACCTGAAAAAGATGCTGCCGGCGGATTCTTCCAATTGTTCTGGGCTAAAGGCAATAATCCGAGTCACGTTGAAAGAGTCTATGCCGACATGTGGGAACACGATGTCATCAAGCATTATAAAGGCATCTTCCATGCTAATCCCGGCGGTTTTACTTACACTGAGGGTTGGTCGAATCTGATGCGCGATTACACCGAGATCATGGATGAAGACACGCGTTTACGCGAAATGGCTGCGATGAAATCCGGTGGTAAATTGCAAACGGTTTCCGCTTCGGCTCAACCATCGTCCTCGGACAAAGACAACAGTCTGCTTCTTAGTGCGTTATTGTTGATTGCATTCGGTTTAGGTGTTGCTTACATGGTGTTAAAGCCTGCAAAACCAGAATCGGATCAATGACAGAAGTGATAAAAAAACGCTACGGAAAAGGGCTTCTATTGTTGGTCGGTATCGCATCGCTGTTGGGAGGCGGTGCGATACTCTTTCATAAATTGAGCGGCCCGGCACCGTCCGGCGCCGTTCAAGTCGACGAACGATTGAATGTCAATTCTTCATCCATACCACCGACCGATTTGCCGGGATTTTTTCCTGCCGATTCCGCGCGGCTTTATTCCTTTCGTTATGACGATAAAGATGCTTTCAGCTTAGCTGTCGTCCAGTACCGAAATGCTTCGGGAGCAAGATCGAGCGCCGTACTTTTTCCGAAGGAATCGCAAGACGGGGTGATTTCATCCAGTCAAACGGGATTACGAAACGAAATTTGGCAGTTAGCCAGCGAAGCCATTTTGAAACATGCGCCTGAACAGGCGCTGTTTTTGAGTTGGTGGGACGACGGTCAACGGATTCAATATTTAAGCGGACGTGAAGCTTGGCTGCAAAAGCCAGGCGAGGAAACTTTCTCAAGCTCGGTTTGGAGAGCTTTTCGTTCGGACTTGATTGAAGCGTCCAATAAGGAAAGAGATCGATTGGAGCATATGGCGCGTTGGCTGACGATGGATGCCGACAAGGCCTTAAGCGAAATTGTCGAGTATTTCGGTAATTCGCGTCCTATCTACTTATTGGTTAATAATGATGTGCTATTGCGATTGTCTGAAATCAAGGCTTACGGCGGTTCGGATTTAGGCTTAAAAGCTAAGAATATTCCGGCCGGAACCAACCTGCATGGCGATATCG
It includes:
- a CDS encoding diguanylate cyclase; translated protein: MYAKLSYRVLLIEDDPSDAHLVSRYLKLSSDVGFELTWVVSLSEGLAQLRKDEHDILLLDLSLPDSKGLETVKAIRSSDHSTLPLIVLTGHDDTGFALDILESGVQDYLIKGRFDGDALIRAIRYALHRSKLEQRLHEAEERWRFALEGAGDGVWDWNLLTNEVFYSPRWKALLGFSENEIGNNLDEWEKRVYPLDLPIAEANIQAHLDGRVESYGCEHRLKCKSGQWRWFMDRGVVVSWTEEGLPQRMIGTLSDITNRKNMEQELQQSKQFAVSTIDALSAHICVLDKSGTIVAVNRAWREFYQNNAGASSNCISVIDSNYLAVCDCTTDESSEQATQMAAGIRSVMKGDVDIFEMEYPCHSDNEERWFNARVTPFKDSNEYIVVAHEDITERKQAEARDRLLIAALEAVGHGIVITDTCARIEWANPAFGKLTGYTLEEALGKAPKDLVKSGKQDSLFYDDMWQTIRSGKTWCGELINKRKNGDLYDEELTIAPVTDDKGKITHFVGIKQDISERKRLEAELIQLATTDPLTGLPNRRRFMERLSEEINRSERNNSHQVAVLMLDLDNFKTINDRYGHAVGDQVLKHFSAILRKELRKIDSVGRLGGEEFGIFLPETSLSDAGIFAERLRQELAQTPLLADGQSIVTTVSIGISELISKDIQADSVLIRADQALYRAKKNGRNRVEFYNGT
- a CDS encoding multiheme c-type cytochrome; protein product: MKNKSVSLLIALLFSLIGFGVGNFAFAAQPDFEQLKKDYYESHPGKGSHGKYWEPIPIQKYWNPKDFYTPPKTVQGEVGRDTCIGCHQSTSPGAFHAWKNSVHGDLKKIRNLPDSDVRAYKKKKLAEVEANLTKLGLLDKGQQLDQVGCIDCHGGVGKDTINHAENLVMPDRVACGTCHLSEFAEAESEKDQEWPQKQWSKGHPSHAVDWEANVENTIWAAMPEREVAQGCDMCHYQQNKCDGCHTRHTFSVAEARQPEACATCHNGVDHNEFENFMTSKHGTQYQTLGKANWNFEVPLKDAIAKGGYTAPTCQLCHFEYKGEYSHNLVRKVRWAFNPTPAIADNLGHPWFEERKESWVETCSLCHSASFAKAYLDAADKGTIQGLAVEQEAKKVINKLYDDGLLVGQNNNRPAPPAPEKDAAGGFFQLFWAKGNNPSHVERVYADMWEHDVIKHYKGIFHANPGGFTYTEGWSNLMRDYTEIMDEDTRLREMAAMKSGGKLQTVSASAQPSSSDKDNSLLLSALLLIAFGLGVAYMVLKPAKPESDQ
- the haoB gene encoding hydroxylamine oxidation protein HaoB is translated as MTEVIKKRYGKGLLLLVGIASLLGGGAILFHKLSGPAPSGAVQVDERLNVNSSSIPPTDLPGFFPADSARLYSFRYDDKDAFSLAVVQYRNASGARSSAVLFPKESQDGVISSSQTGLRNEIWQLASEAILKHAPEQALFLSWWDDGQRIQYLSGREAWLQKPGEETFSSSVWRAFRSDLIEASNKERDRLEHMARWLTMDADKALSEIVEYFGNSRPIYLLVNNDVLLRLSEIKAYGGSDLGLKAKNIPAGTNLHGDIAQVKRWAHENGEGNYLAHKEGRYYRTWVTATEGNGKDTLLVRLLPFIDSLKKLPDGVSLVYQSGWGGYLSVYKVEP